The genomic stretch TAGAAAGAGCAGATTAGTCAGTTATCTTGCTTGTAGAGACAGAAGACAGTTTCGGGAACAATTGAGGGGAACAGGTTGCTTTTAGAAACAGAAGAGGTTGGCTGCATAATTTCTATAAAACTTAGAAGTCTCTGTATGTTACCCAGTCAAGGAGATAAACAAATTCTTCCTTCGGCCTGTAATTTGTGTTGCTCTTTCCGCTGACAATTTCCAATGCGACGACTCCAAAGCTGTAGACATCAGCTTTGTCTGTCAAGTAGCCTCTCATCGCATATTCCGGAGCCATATAACCTCTGAAGGACATTCGGGAAATCGTTACAGATATGTAGCAATCAAAAGTTCGTTAGATAAAGCTCATTAAAAGAAGAGAATTAGCCAGTATAACAGAAGACTTACATTGTTCCAGCTATCCTTGTGCTGATATGCGTATTCTCTTCCTCATCGAGTTTGGCCAAACCAAAATCTGAGATCTTGGCATTTAGTTCCTTATCAAGCAGCACATTTGTCGCTTTTATATCCCTGTGAACAATTTTCAATCTAGACTCCTCGTGAAGGTAAGCCAATCCCCTTGCTATTCCCaaacatattttctttctcGTGGCCCAGTCCAACTCAATCTGCTGCTCAACTCGTcctgggagagagagagagagagagagagagagagagagagagttcagttGAATGCACATTAGTAGCATATTAGCCAGCTTAGGGAAAGCATGTTTTACCAAAAAGTGCGCGGGCAAGACTATTGTTAGCCAGATATTCGTAAACTAGCAACAACTGATTTCCTTCAATGCAGCAACCGTAAAGCTTTACGAGATGTGGGTGCTGGAGAGCAGATATCATGCCTATCTCATTGAGAAATTCACGATTGCCTTGCTTTGATTTAGAAGAAAGCTGCTTCACAGCAATTATAGTCCCATCTGACAGTGTTCCCTGTGATTaaacatacaaatttaggaCTCATTACTGGTCAGATGTTATcccatagaaaaataaaaaaacagttaGCTTGACAAGATCCGGGCTGGTAAGTCTAAACCAAAGACACATACTAAATCTATCAGACACTTCCTTCACATTGAATGGAGGATGAAGTAATGAACATATTGTGAATTACCTTGTAAACTGGCCCAAACCCTCCTTCACCTATCTTATTCACAGAGTCAAAGTTGCCCGTAGCAGCTTTGATTTGCCTTAAAGTGAAATGGCCAGTTTGGAGATCTAGCCCACgtaattctgaaaaaaaaaaataaacaaggtGTATATCAGGAGCGTGATAATAATAACTGAAGGGAAAAAGCATGGTTGCACAACAAACTCTCAATCTGAAGAGTGATTCACCTATATGGTCATGCCTCATAGACAGGGAGTCCTAGTTAGAACAAAAAAGGCCAACTTTTCTGGTGTCACAGTTTACTcataaaaattccataaaaagtACAAAGAAAGCAGATAAATAcagcccttttttttattttcatcattaTACAATCTAGTTCTTTTTTCAAGTACATTTAGAGTAATGAGTCCTTTATTTAGAGTTTCCATTTCCCAATCTATTGACTGCTTGTGTCAAACAGATGAGTTGACTACGGATTGATTGCATCCTTTGTCTACGGGCTTCATACTGCTCAGGAGGGTAAGATACCAAGCATAATAACAATTTAGCGGTATCTTATGGAAGATTCCGATGATTGGCCAAGAGAATAAGTCAACTTCAAAGTGGATTTGTTGTGCGAAGATTCACCTATACTACCTCATGGTCATAAACCTGAGATCGTACTTGTGCGATGAATCAAAGAGGGACAGATTCCTGCGTGAGTAGACATGTCAGTATGATAATCTCACCTGGATCTTCAACTTCTCTGCCGCCTAAGAATCCAGTTAGCCAAAGGACTAGTAATATCAATACAAGGAGAACCACTGAAGCTACCGCAATTCCAGTGATTGCTCCAGCTGATAGTCCAGCGCTTCCAACAGGGAAGTCTACgagcaggaaaaaaaataatatatttatacGTGAATGCTTCAATGACCACATGAGGAAAGAGCATTAGAGATCTGTACATCAGCGTTGACTTACTCGGCGTCACTGCAATAGCGGAAATAAGTGGTCCATAGGTACCTCTATCAGGAATGGCTGTGGTTCCCTTCCCTGACCAATATAAATGAATCTCCAAAGTACTGCCATTCACAGTAATATTATCGAAGTCCTTGTATATGCCCTTTCCAGCACCTCCGGCTTCCTCTGCAATATTAAAATCCTTCAACACTTGATTGCCCTGCAGAATTAACAAGAATTTTGGTAAGAAAAGATCAAGCTCTTGTTGGATTGTCCTGTGCAGCCCTGTCACACACCCAGTCATAATAACAATTTCCCAAGTCAAATTCCTCAACAAAAGACGATAACTCAGCAAAAATAGATGAAATTAAAACAATAATCAGGTGCCAAATTTCACTTCACTTACTTGTATCGATACATCAAATATACGTTTCCCGAGGCTGCTAAATGTTTCATCGTTGGAATATTGAATTTCAGCAAAATGGAGCCGCACTTTGTAACTTCCTTCCCTCAAGCAAAGGCCATAGTATCTGAGCGACGAAGGGGAAAGACGAGCAGTTTGGTAAAATCCCGAGCCACTCACATTCAGAGAAAATGGGTTATTCGCGGTGTAATCACCGTAAACATTTCCCATATAAACTCCGGTGCTGCTGTAAGCCCACTTTtctgaaaaagcaaagaaaaatgaTGGCCCGTTCGGACTACTGTCCTCTTCATATTGATTCCCATCAACAGTCAATGAGGTTCCTCCACAATTGATAAACAAGGAATGGTCTGCATATGGCGTTGGATGATATTGCATAAGAAATAGGATAGGGGACAAAAAGTAGCTCTGATAGGTTGTGCTCAAGAACAATGCAAACATAGTGAAACTCACATTGTGCTTTCCCGCTGCATGGTAGATCCTTGTTCAAGCACCAAAGGCTAAAGGGACAGACCAGAAAGATTGTCAAGAAGATAATTTTACATGCAGTTATCAAGGAATTGTGCAGCGTTTAGTCAACGGGACTTACGAGTTGCTTCCATTAGATGAATAGCTGGAAACCAAATTGCTGGAAAGCAACAAAATGTGTAAGATAGTAACTCCAGCAATGCGGGGATGAGACAAAACTATAGAACTACTGGCTTAAGAGAGAATGTGTATTGACTCACACTTGTGATTGCTGACAACTGGAAGGAGAAGAACCGGTGAAACTGTTGTAAGATAAGTCGCTGCAGTTCATAACTTGACCCAGTTAGTGTGCATTCTCAGCCCTCGTGATAATAGTACAGTGATAGCGAACGTGAACCCATGAGTCTCATAGTAAGAATCATGAGTCAAATCCTGCAACCTGTAACAATCATATGGAAAACCAAGAGCAAAAAACTGGATTTTTATAGGAAACTTAACAGATATTGCTTGCTGCTTGTTATCCAACTGGGTACTGCTCCAGTTAGGGAGTTGTTTGTCAGGTACCTACATTCACAAATAGAAGTTTTGTAACACTTGTCCAAAGAATTATTCAAAATCCAACTATATGAGGTTAATATGATACTAAGGAGGAAGGAAAGCCAACTACATATTTGCTGAGACATCATAAGTGGTCAAGAAAATTTGTAATTACATGTAATCCAGAGAATCTCCCATCTTGTCAGGAGCATTACCGGTCAATCTGTTGAAGCTCAGGTCTCTAcccaaagagaaaacaaaggagACAAATCAGATAGTTTTCACAATAAAATGCAGAGGTTCATGTAATTTGATCTTCGGATTGAGGCATTTCTCATTCATGAAACAAGTCTCTTCTCAACATATGCAATAATCTGCTGGGACAGGTCCAAAATCTGTTGGTGCCTGATAACCTGTCCACTAAAATCCACCTCATTATAGCAACTTACAATGTTGTCAAACTTGTCCAGTCCCCAATGTAATCCGGAATTGTTCCAGTAAGCAAGCAATTTCGCAGAATCCTGAGATGTGAAATACAATAGTTAGTGGTCATTAGCTataaaaaagagacaaaagaaaCAAACCAATTATTATTCACGAATATGGAGCTCACAATGTATTCATGTTCATGCCctccaaattaggaaaatttgagCTTGAACCTTTCAAATCTGATATTCTCCTGGAAGCACATAAAACCAGTCCATCTCATAATATTAAGATCCGTCCTACCTTCTTGTGATAAAATACAAGCTTACAAGATTATAAGAGACAAAGAGTGATTGCACAGGATCGAATGCTCACAACTCCGTTAAGTTTTTTAACAAAGATATGCTAGACGGAATAGGTCCCTCCATTGATGTGCCTTGCATGTCCCTGAAAACTTAATGCCGCAATATAAGAACAACTTTCGAGTATCTCATAAATCATATATGTAAATATTAATTTCCCTAATTGAGAAGGACTGGGATACGCACAATCT from Rhodamnia argentea isolate NSW1041297 chromosome 2, ASM2092103v1, whole genome shotgun sequence encodes the following:
- the LOC115731884 gene encoding probable LRR receptor-like serine/threonine-protein kinase At1g53440 isoform X1; this translates as MVVPLGSVSRVVACVVLLVVICCAVLECDAQRLPQDEVDTLNTIATKMQNKHWNVSETSCNEGIGLNVTITSGVISNVTCNCSFSSGTVCHVTNIQLKGLNLTGSFPDEFGNLTYLTEIDLTRNYISGSLPTTLTQIRLTILSALGNRISGIPKEIGNISTLEELVLEDNFLEGTLEPNIGNLSRLRKLQLSANNFTGTIPESFGHLKNLQTFRIDGSTLSGKIPDFIGNWTNITRLDMQGTSMEGPIPSSISLLKNLTELRISDLKGSSSNFPNLEGMNMNTLILRNCLLTGTIPDYIGDWTSLTTLDLSFNRLTGNAPDKMGDSLDYMYLTNNSLTGAVPSWITSSKQYLDLSYNSFTGSSPSSCQQSQVNLVSSYSSNGSNSLWCLNKDLPCSGKAQYHSLFINCGGTSLTVDGNQYEEDSSPNGPSFFFAFSEKWAYSSTGVYMGNVYGDYTANNPFSLNVSGSGFYQTARLSPSSLRYYGLCLREGSYKVRLHFAEIQYSNDETFSSLGKRIFDVSIQGNQVLKDFNIAEEAGGAGKGIYKDFDNITVNGSTLEIHLYWSGKGTTAIPDRGTYGPLISAIAVTPNFPVGSAGLSAGAITGIAVASVVLLVLILLVLWLTGFLGGREVEDPELRGLDLQTGHFTLRQIKAATGNFDSVNKIGEGGFGPVYKGTLSDGTIIAVKQLSSKSKQGNREFLNEIGMISALQHPHLVKLYGCCIEGNQLLLVYEYLANNSLARALFGRVEQQIELDWATRKKICLGIARGLAYLHEESRLKIVHRDIKATNVLLDKELNAKISDFGLAKLDEEENTHISTRIAGTIGYMAPEYAMRGYLTDKADVYSFGVVALEIVSGKSNTNYRPKEEFVYLLDWAYVLQEQGNVLELVDPRLGSDYSEEEAARMLNLALLCTNPSPTLRPPMSSVVSMLEGKSAIQAPIIKRAATNPDPRFRAFEGLGNDNQTNFSTFSRDTHQVPRSMSIEGPWIDSSASVTSKDETRNHSSERKLLPDF
- the LOC115731884 gene encoding probable LRR receptor-like serine/threonine-protein kinase At1g53440 isoform X2, whose product is MVVPLGSVSRVVACVVLLVVICCAVLECDAQRLPQDEVDTLNTIATKMQNKHWNVSETSCNEGIGLNVTITSGVISNVTCNCSFSSGTVCHVTNIQLKGLNLTGSFPDEFGNLTYLTEIDLTRNYISGSLPTTLTQIRLTILSALGNRISGIPKEIGNISTLEELVLEDNFLEGTLEPNIGNLSRLRKLQLSANNFTGTIPESFGHLKNLQTFRIDGSTLSGKIPDFIGNWTNITRLDMQGTSMEGPIPSSISLLKNLTELRISDLKGSSSNFPNLEGMNMNTLILRNCLLTGTIPDYIGDWTSLTTLDLSFNRLTGNAPDKMGDSLDYMYLTNNSLTGAVPSWITSSKQYLDLSYNSFTGSSPSSCQQSQVNLVSSYSSNGSNSLWCLNKDLPCSGKAQYHSLFINCGGTSLTVDGNQYEEDSSPNGPSFFFAFSEKWAYSSTGVYMGNVYGDYTANNPFSLNVSGSGFYQTARLSPSSLRYYGLCLREGSYKVRLHFAEIQYSNDETFSSLGKRIFDVSIQGNQVLKDFNIAEEAGGAGKGIYKDFDNITVNGSTLEIHLYWSGKGTTAIPDRGTYGPLISAIAVTPNFPVGSAGLSAGAITGIAVASVVLLVLILLVLWLTGFLGGREVEDPDLQTGHFTLRQIKAATGNFDSVNKIGEGGFGPVYKGTLSDGTIIAVKQLSSKSKQGNREFLNEIGMISALQHPHLVKLYGCCIEGNQLLLVYEYLANNSLARALFGRVEQQIELDWATRKKICLGIARGLAYLHEESRLKIVHRDIKATNVLLDKELNAKISDFGLAKLDEEENTHISTRIAGTIGYMAPEYAMRGYLTDKADVYSFGVVALEIVSGKSNTNYRPKEEFVYLLDWAYVLQEQGNVLELVDPRLGSDYSEEEAARMLNLALLCTNPSPTLRPPMSSVVSMLEGKSAIQAPIIKRAATNPDPRFRAFEGLGNDNQTNFSTFSRDTHQVPRSMSIEGPWIDSSASVTSKDETRNHSSERKLLPDF